A stretch of DNA from bacterium:
AGGTCGCTTATGGTGTATGGTTTGCCTTTCTTCGGGTCAGGCTCACCATGTAGGCTGAGCAAAAGGGCATCATCCCATGTCTCTTTTATCCTTGAAAAGGCAATCTGGATGGCGGATAAATCCGGAATTACCTCGATAGCATCCCTTCCGAGTTCTTCCATTGCCCTTCTCCCAATCCCAAAAAACATTGGGTCTCCAGAAGCAAGCACAGTTACATCACAATTTTGACACTTGATATAATCAAGCATCTCATCCATATTATTAATTACCCTGATATTATCCCTAATTGCTTCAAACTCTTCGTATCCTTTGAATATCTCAAAGAGTCTATTTGTGGCAAGGATAACCTTTGAATTAATGGTAATCTCCTTTGCCCTTTTATCAAGAGGTCTATAGCCAATGCCGATAAGATAGACTTTCTTCATTTTGCCTTCCTCAAAATATAAGTATCCATCATCCAACCCCGCCTCCTTTTTGCCGCTTTTCTTATCGTTTTAATCTTCTCAATGACTTCGTTTAACCTCCCTGAAACAAGTATCTCTTCCTTATTTCCCAGATAGCCGCCCCAATAGATATCAAGTTCCTCGTCCTTAAAACGGTTAAAGGTAGCATAAGAATCTAATAAGACCGCAGTGTTATTAATCTCATTTGCCTGGTATTCTTTCAACCTTCTGCCGGTTGTAATAACAATATTTTCACCTATCCGATTGAGTGGGATTTTATGTTTTGCGGTTAGTATCTGGACAGAGGTTATCCCGGGGATAACCTCATACTCAAAATCTACCATTCCTTGTTTAAGAATATTTTGCAGTATCTCTAAATGACCATCATAGAGGCTCGGGTCACCCCAGACGAGAAATGCCCCA
This window harbors:
- the cbiE gene encoding precorrin-6y C5,15-methyltransferase (decarboxylating) subunit CbiE; amino-acid sequence: MKKVYLIGIGYRPLDKRAKEITINSKVILATNRLFEIFKGYEEFEAIRDNIRVINNMDEMLDYIKCQNCDVTVLASGDPMFFGIGRRAMEELGRDAIEVIPDLSAIQIAFSRIKETWDDALLLSLHGEPDPKKGKPYTISDL
- the cobF gene encoding precorrin-6A synthase (deacetylating), whose translation is MKKIYLIGIGPGNPDYLTIQAIDTMKKVDVFFILEKQGEKADELALARMEILKRYLDEKSYRVVVAKIPKRKKNGRYEEGVKKWRVQKAEIITKLINDMADGQIGAFLVWGDPSLYDGHLEILQNILKQGMVDFEYEVIPGITSVQILTAKHKIPLNRIGENIVITTGRRLKEYQANEINNTAVLLDSYATFNRFKDEELDIYWGGYLGNKEEILVSGRLNEVIEKIKTIRKAAKRRRGWMMDTYILRKAK